A window of Brachybacterium fresconis contains these coding sequences:
- a CDS encoding NAD-dependent malic enzyme — protein MSPLPSVSYSITIRLEFAARSAAVSDITGRIERHGGNVTALDVSASGPERMRADVTVLTAGHDHAMEVVEDLKGIEGVELGKVSDRTFLAHLGGKLKIESKVPIRHRDDLSMVYTPGVARVVKAIAENPDDARRLTIKRNTVAVVTDGTAILGLGDLGPLAAMPVMEGKAALFKRFAGIDAFPICLDAHSVDEIVSHVKAIAPVFAGINLEDISAPRCFEIEDRLRDELDIPVFHDDQHGTAIVVVGALRNALRVVEKDIASARIVLSGAGAAGTAILRLLRAAGARDIVVTDVDGIIHGSREQLEGRLPWIAEVTNPRGLTGTLHDAIEDADVFIGVSAGNILTAQDVTTMADRSIVFAMANPTPEIDPAEAAQHAEVVATGRSDFANQINNVLAFPGVFRGLLDAHATRVSDRMLLAAANALADVVTAEELNPTYIVPSVFNEGVTKAVASAVEQVAREDAGTVDTITGAMPAVYADEITLEG, from the coding sequence ATGTCACCGTTGCCATCCGTGAGCTACTCCATCACGATCCGACTCGAATTCGCGGCGCGCTCCGCCGCCGTCAGCGACATCACCGGCCGCATCGAGAGACACGGGGGCAACGTCACCGCCCTGGACGTGTCCGCCTCCGGGCCGGAGCGGATGCGCGCCGACGTCACGGTCCTCACCGCCGGCCACGACCACGCCATGGAGGTCGTCGAGGACCTCAAGGGCATCGAGGGCGTCGAGCTGGGCAAGGTCTCCGACCGCACCTTCCTCGCCCACCTCGGCGGCAAGCTGAAGATCGAGTCGAAGGTCCCCATCCGTCACCGCGACGACCTCTCGATGGTCTACACCCCCGGGGTGGCCCGCGTGGTCAAGGCGATCGCGGAGAACCCCGACGACGCCCGCCGGCTGACCATCAAGCGCAACACCGTCGCGGTCGTCACGGACGGCACCGCGATCCTGGGACTGGGCGACCTCGGCCCGCTCGCCGCGATGCCGGTGATGGAGGGCAAGGCGGCCCTGTTCAAGCGCTTCGCCGGCATCGACGCCTTCCCGATCTGCCTGGACGCGCACTCGGTCGACGAGATCGTCTCCCACGTCAAGGCGATCGCCCCCGTCTTCGCCGGTATCAACCTCGAGGACATCTCAGCGCCGCGCTGCTTCGAGATCGAGGACCGTCTGCGCGACGAGCTGGACATCCCCGTCTTCCACGACGACCAGCACGGCACCGCGATCGTCGTCGTCGGTGCCCTGCGCAATGCGCTGCGCGTGGTGGAGAAGGACATCGCCTCCGCCCGCATCGTGCTCTCCGGCGCCGGAGCCGCCGGCACCGCGATCCTGCGCCTGCTGCGCGCCGCCGGTGCCCGCGACATCGTCGTCACCGACGTCGACGGCATCATCCACGGCAGCCGCGAACAGCTCGAGGGCCGCCTGCCCTGGATCGCGGAGGTCACCAACCCCCGCGGGCTGACCGGCACCCTCCACGACGCGATCGAGGACGCCGACGTCTTCATCGGCGTCAGCGCCGGGAACATCCTCACCGCGCAGGACGTCACCACGATGGCCGACCGCTCGATCGTGTTCGCCATGGCCAACCCGACCCCGGAGATCGACCCCGCCGAGGCCGCCCAGCACGCCGAGGTCGTCGCCACCGGGCGCAGCGACTTCGCCAACCAGATCAACAACGTGCTGGCATTCCCGGGCGTCTTCCGCGGTCTGCTCGACGCCCACGCCACGCGGGTCAGCGACCGCATGCTGCTGGCCGCGGCGAATGCCCTGGCCGACGTGGTCACCGCCGAGGAGCTGAACCCCACCTACATCGTCCCCAGCGTCTTCAACGAAGGCGTCACCAAGGCCGTGGCCAGCGCGGTCGAGCAGGTCGCCCGCGAGGACGCCGGGACGGTCGACACCATCACCGGTGCCATGCCCGCGGTGTACGCCGACGAGATCACGCTGGAGGGCTGA